Genomic window (Falco cherrug isolate bFalChe1 chromosome 4, bFalChe1.pri, whole genome shotgun sequence):
GCTGAAATAAATGTACTTGTTTCCGTGTATCCTGGATTTATTAGGCAATGCCTGCTCCCTTCAGCAAAAAATGAGGGTCTGAAGGAAATTCAGGGGAAAGGATTAGTCGTTCAGCTGTGTAACCATATATGAGCTGTGGTCTAAAGCTTTTGGGTGTTGTCACTGGAGACAGGTGTGAGGGTTTTATTGCTCTGTCTTTGGAAGTGCCTCCTGAAAAGCTACTGGAGGCAGTCTTGTCTCTGGGATTGCTGGCTATGGGGTTTTGTAGTAGTTTGCAGAATTAATGTGCCATTAAAATTAATGGCTCCTGGAAATCTAAAGAGATGAAGATAAAGATCCCCCATGTTGCAGAGTGCATATAAATAATCATAGGTATGTATGTTTATTTGCAGTGTTGATGTTTAGTTACTTTATAAGAGCAGGAACAAATCAAGCTAGTGAGGAAGTAACTTAAATTTTAATAGGTTAAAGTAGGTTGTATGTTCTAGTAACTGAGTATTCTTGATTAAGAATTTGGTCTGGCCTTCATAGTATCTTGAAGTACAAAAGCATCCTTTAAGCAGCTTTAATTTGATTTACTGTGGAGgcaaatgttcttttaaaataaaagtgtttaGAACCTGTGTTTTCATCTGTTTATCTGGATGTAGGTGCCTTCTATTAGTAGAATAATAGTGGTTTGAAAGTAAAGCCCAGTGATTCTGGCTGCCATGTGCAGCAGAGAGGTTTGCCTGTCAGAGAATGGATGCTCTGTGGTTGCTGCTGTCAAGTCCTTTCAAAATTGCCTAAGATGGGCACATGGGAACTGAGCCACCTACGATCAGGTTAAAAACCTGAGCAATATGCTTCAAGATGTGTATTTACTAAAAGCTTGCTGGCAGCTGAGGAAATACCACAATGATACACACACATGACATGCTGCAAACGGTAAGAAACTGTTCTGTTATTTCTCAAAATGTAGGTAGGATCTAATCATTACTTCCCACTGCAAAGCCACTTGGTGACTTAGAAGCAGTTACTGTTTAACTTGGGTTTCTGTTGTCCCCTAGATGGTATGGAACTGTCTGAGTGAGAATAAATCAGTCTGATTGCTTTTAATGTAAACATTTTGGAATGCTTGCTGGGCTTCTTGACAACTGCTGATTCTGGAAAATGGGTAGTTTTGTTGgctttaaaatgacagaaaatgatTCATGAAGACATGATTGTCCTAGTTTTTTAAAACCATGGTAAAGTGTGTTACGTTCCTAAGccatatttcaagaaaaaaatccagaatggTCCAAATTCCTTCTTAGTGAGCTTAAAGCaagaaattaattagaaaattatGAAGTTGAAAATGGTGGCAGTGTCTTAGCTTTGGGCAGTGGGTTGCTGCTTGTCGGGGgttttacagcaaaatattaTGTGGGGTAATTAATAAAAGGCTTGAAAGATCTTTATCTCCCTCTGGGGAGAATATAATTAATAGCTGTCGGGGAAGATATAAATAAGGAAACACTGCTAAACAGGGCTTCTGCCCAAATGCTGCCACAGCCTTGACTCCTGGCCAAGTAAAGATCTGTTCCAGAGGAGATGTAGTGTGGTGCTCACCTGCCTGCCACCAACTCTTTCCTCAGGCAAGAGGAGTGGCTGGCTTGTAGAGGCACACCTGAAATCCTGTGGGTCTTGATACCTACCAGAGATGGACACCAAATGCAGCAGTGGCTGTCCTGACCCAATTGCATCCTCTCACATGCTTTTGCTCCCATTTGGGGAAGCCAGCCCTGCAGTAGATGGCCTTCCACAAACACCGAGCCACCTCTGGAAATTTTGGCCCAGCAAGATATAAAGGGGTTCAGACAACTGTTGGCAAACCCCAGGCCAACAGCCACATTGTAGGCATAGTGGAAAAGCAGAGTggggccgtggtgagctgggccACTTGCAGGATGTGGAAAGGTGCCCAGCAGATGAAGGTGACGCAAATGGCAGTTGCTGTATGGGTCAGCCTCTTTGCTCGAGCCCTCATGCATCTGTGGCCCATCAGTGCTTCTGAGGACCTGGCCATCTTGAGCAGGATCCTCCTGTAAGCCACTGTGATGAAGCCAAAGGGAtggcaaagacctggaagaaCTGGTAGAGAGTGTACCAATGAATGTTCCTCTGGGGGTCTGGCAGATGAATCCCACAGCCTAGTAGACCTCCAGGCAAAGGGATGAGCTGAGCATACATCCAAGCAGGTGTAATGCTGAGGATGGAGAGGACCCAGGGTGCACAGGTGACAAGGATTGCCACAGGGGGGGCTTCCTGAAGCAAGTGGAGGTGAAGGGGTAGATGGTGGCCAGGTAGCAGTCAATGGACATAGTGGTGAGGATATAGGTGCTGGTGAACTGGTTGTTGGCATCCAGGGAAGTGATGATTTGCACATTGTCTCCCCAAAGCAccaggctctgctccccagcagctggtggaTGAGGAAGGGCAGATACCTTCATTATCAGCCTCTCCATGGTGTATCTGGGATGCTACTGCTAGGGCCAGATTTAAGACTGTACAGATAACCAGGCTGTTACCAATAATGCCCACAGACAGATGATACCAAACAGGGTGGGCAGGATGAAGCTGCCATAGCTCATGCTGGGGTCAGGGTCACCTGCAGAGACTGGTGTGGGCAGGAAAAACCTGTGCCAGGACCACTGGTGAGGATATGCCTTGGGGATATTCTGGCTTCTAACAGATAGTGAGTGCTCTGAATGCAAGTAACAGATTTCTCAGGCACATGAAAgtgctttgtgtgtgtggctgtggcTAGCTGCATGCAGGCGCTTTCTCAGCAGCTTTCATAAATGTTTACATAAAACATGTATCTAATCAAATGTGCACACACTCATTTTTCATGTGTATGAACACACCTTAACAGAAGGGAAGAGCACCGATGTGTGTGTCATTCCATgttatgtgtatatacacaATTTCAAATGCATACTTACATATGAGTATGTTTTGATACATGTATTCATATCTGATACATATGTTGATCGATTATGGATAATATCCACGTTCAGGCTTTCTACAAACCTGTTTCACAtaagtgatttttcttccctcctgcctgtgcttttATAGCTTTCATACTAATGTATATTTTCACTTACCTGTTTATTGCACTTACCAGGTAGAGAAAAGTTTTGAACAGCCTTGGAGCTGTTGGGGACGCAGCTATTCAAGCTCTgggatttgttttaaaatccatccttcaggaaaaattggtccccagcagcagcttgaaGAATCTTCCATGTTGTAAGAAAAAAGGCTGCCGATTCCTTGGAGCTCTGTGGAGCTGCTCAAAGCCACTGCTCCGAGCATCATCAGCAGCTGTTAATGCAGGTtaaaaagcagctcttctgcTCCCTGCACCACCACCCGGCAGAGATGCTAGGATGTAATAAGGCAGTGCCTGTTGCCGAGCTGGCAGTGGAGTGCTGGAAATACATTTGCAGGGAGAGCAGAATTTCATTTTAGTGCTTCAGGCAGTGATCAGGATTCACTAATAGACTAAGCAATGAACTTGTACTCTGGAGAGGCAAACGGGGTCTGGAAGtaaataaaatcctttaaaCAAAATGATAGATACCCAGCATTGAGAGCACGCTTTGGTTTTAGGGTCTAATTGAGTATAAACAGTTCAATAGAATTCTGCAAAGAACCATGTTAACTTGAAGTCAAGATTGCAGCAAGATTTGTGAGCTTAGATTGGGGTTAATCTGTTTTAATTCTGAAGCAAGATCATGTTACAAGTGAAAAGGTACAAGCTGTGTGAATAAGTATGCAGAAAGCTAGAGTTTTTCTGGCCTGGTAAGTTGCAACATGGGTGATAAAAAGCATTGTTATTTCCCTCCTGTGAAGTGCCTTTTCCATTCCTATTCATTTGGAGGTTTCAAGCACAGTAATAG
Coding sequences:
- the LOC106631383 gene encoding LOW QUALITY PROTEIN: melanin-concentrating hormone receptor 1-like (The sequence of the model RefSeq protein was modified relative to this genomic sequence to represent the inferred CDS: inserted 4 bases in 4 codons; deleted 2 bases in 1 codon): MSYGSFILPTLFGIICLXGIIGNSLVICTVLNLALADLPFLIHQLLGSRAWCFGETMCXIITSLDANNQFTSTYILTTMSIDCYLATIYPFTSTCFRKPPVAILVTCAPWVLSILSITPAWMYAQLIPLPGGLLGCGIHLPDPQRNIHWYTLYQFFQVFAXPFGFITVAYRRILLKMARSSEALMGHRCMRARAKRLTHTATAICVTFICWAPFHILQVAQLTTXPTLLFHYAYNVAVGLGFANSCLNPFISCWAKISRGGSVFVEGHLLQGWLPQMGAKACERMQLGQDSHCCIWCPSLVGIKTHRISGVPLQASHSSCLRKELVAGR